In the Meiothermus sp. Pnk-1 genome, TGCTCGAGCTCACCGATTACCCCGCCTTACGGGCCGAGCAGGCCCGGGCACGGGCCGAGGGCCGCCTGCTGGGCATCGGGCTTTGTGTCTACGTGGAGATCACCGGCTATGGCTGGGAGACCGGCGGGGTGCGGATCAACCCCGACGGCAGCGCGGTGGTCTTCACCGGCACCTCGCCCCACGGCCAGGGCACGGGGACCGGCTTCGCTCAGATCGTGGCCGAGCGGCTGGGCATCCCCCTCGAGCGCATCAGCATCGTACAGGGCGACACCTTGGCAGTCCCCTTTGGCCAGGGCACCGCCGGCAGCCGCACGCTGTCGGTGGGGGGCTCGGCCATTCTGAACGCGGCGGAGAAGGTGGCCGAGAAGGTGCGGCGCATCGCCGCCCACCTGCTCGAGGCCGCCCCCGAGGACATCGTCCTCACCGAGGGGGGTTGGGGGGTGCAGGGCACCGATAGGGCGGTGAGCCTCGAGCAGGTCGCCCAGGCGGCCTACAACCCGCGCAAGCTGCCCCCAGATTTGGAGCCGGGGCTCGAGGGCCAGGCTACCTTCAACCTCAAGGAGGCCAACTACCCCTTCGGCGCTCACCTGGCCCTGGTCGAGCTCGACCGCGAGACCGGGCAGGTGCGGGTGCTGCGCTACGTGGCCCTCGACGACGTGGGGGTGGTGGTCAACCCCCTGCTGGTCCAGGGGCAGCAGCAGGGCGGGGTAGCGCAGGGGCTCGGGCAGGCGCTCTACGAGGGCATCCGCTACGACGAGACCGGGCAGAACCAGAGCGCGAGCTTGCTCGAGTACAACCTCCCCCGCGCCGACCAGGTGGTATGGGTGGAGGCCCACCGGGGCAACACCCCCTCCCCTACCAACCCCCTGGGGGCCAAGGGCATTGGCGAGGCGGGCACCATCGGGGCCACGCCCACCATCGTCAATGCGGTGATGGACGCGCTGGGCCTCAAGCACCTCGACATGCCGCTCACCCCCGAGAAGGTCTGGCGGGCCCTGCGGCAAGGGCAGGGGTAGACTGTCAGCTATGACAACCCGAGCCGACCTGGCCGCGCTGGACCAGAGCGACCCCTTAGCCCGCAAGCGCGAGGAGTTCTTCGTCCCCGAGGGCCTGATCTACCTCGACGGCAACTCGCTGGGAGCCCTGCCCAAGGCGGTGATAGGGCACCTCGAGCACGTGGTGAAGGAGCAGTGGGGCCGCGACCTCATCACGAGTTGGAACAAGCACGGCTGGATCGACCTTGCCGAACGCGTAGGCGCCAAGATCGCCCGCTTGATCGGGGCCGAACCCGACGAGGTGGTGGCCGCGGACTCCACCAGCGTCAACCTCTTCAAGGTGCTGCTGGCCGCGCTCAAGCTGCGCCCCGAGCGCCCGGTGATCGTCTCCGACATCGACAACTTCCCCACCGACCTCTACATCGCGCAGGGGGTCAACCAGCTCCTGGGCGGGCGCTACGAGCTGCGGCTGGTGAAGAAGGACCAGCTCGAGGCCGCCCTCGATGAGCACACGGCGGTGCTGATGCTCACCGAGGTGGATTACCGCAGCGGCTGGCGCTACGACATGGCCGCCCTGACCCGGCTGGCCCAGCAGAAGGGCGCCCTGGTGATCTGGGACCTGGCCCACAGCGCGGGGGCCTTCCCGGTGCGCCTCAACGCCTGCAACGCCGACTTCGCGGTGGGCTGCGGCTACAAGTACCTGTGCGGCGGGCCGGGTGCCCCGGCCTTCCTCTACGTGGCCCGGCGGCACCAGAGCGCGGTCCTGCCCTTTCTCAGCGGCTGGATGGGTCACCGCGCCCCCTTCGCCTTCGACCCCTTCTACGACCCCGCCGAGGGGGTCCAGCGCATGAAGGTGGGCACCCCGCCGGTGCTGAGCCTCTCCGCGCTGGACAAGGCCCTGGAGGTCTTCGCCGACGTGGACATGGAGGAGCTGCGGCGCAAGTCGCTGCGCCTGGGCGATGTGTTCATCGAGCGGATGGAGCCCCTGTGCCGGCGCTACGGCTTCGAGCTCGTCACGCCCCTCGAGCCCGAGCGCCGGGGCAGCCAGGTGGCCTACGCCCACCCCGAAGGCTACGCTATCATGCAGGCCCTCATCGCCGAAGGCGTGATCGGGGATTTTCGCGCTCCCAACATCCTGCGCTTCGGCTTCACCCCGCTCTACCTGCGCTACCAGGAGGTGGCCGAGGCGGTGGAGCGGCTCGAGCGGGTGATGAGCCGGGAACTGTGGAAGGCCGAGCGCTTCCGCGAGCGGGCCAAAGTCACCTGATTCCCCTGAGGTTCCAGCATGAATAAACCCAATCCTGCCGAAGGTGCCTACACCGACTTCAAGAACAGCCTGTCCTATGGCGATTACTTGGCCCTTGACGAGCTGCTCTCGGCCCAGCGCCCCCTCACCCCAGCCCACGACGAAGTGCTGTTCATCGTCATCCACCAGGTCTCGGAATTGTGGATGAAGCTCATCATTCACGAGCTCGAGGGCGCGATGCAGCTTCTGAAGCAGGGGGTCATCGACCCCTCGCTCAAGATGCTCACCCGGGTCTGCCGGGCCCAGGAACAGATGACCAGCGCCTGGGAAGTGCTCAAGACCATGACCCCCAGCGATTACCTCGAGTTCCGCTCCGCTTTCGGGCAGGCCTCGGGCTTCCAGTCCTACCAGTACCGCCTCATCGAGTTCCTGCTGGGCAACCGCAACCCCTTCATGATGCGGCCCCACGAGCACCGGCCCGACCACCACGCGCTGCTGCAAGACGCCCTGAGCTCCCCCAGCCTCTACGACCTGTCCCTGCGCCTTTTGGCCCAGCGGGGCTTCACAATTCCTGCCGAGGTGCTGGAGCGCGACTTCGCCAAGCCCTACGAGCCCAACCCAGCGGTGCTTCAGGCTTGGCTCGAGGTCTACCGTAACACCCTCGAGCACT is a window encoding:
- the kynA gene encoding tryptophan 2,3-dioxygenase, with product MNKPNPAEGAYTDFKNSLSYGDYLALDELLSAQRPLTPAHDEVLFIVIHQVSELWMKLIIHELEGAMQLLKQGVIDPSLKMLTRVCRAQEQMTSAWEVLKTMTPSDYLEFRSAFGQASGFQSYQYRLIEFLLGNRNPFMMRPHEHRPDHHALLQDALSSPSLYDLSLRLLAQRGFTIPAEVLERDFAKPYEPNPAVLQAWLEVYRNTLEHWDLYYLAEKLIDVEDNFRRWRFNHLTTVERMIGHKRGSGGTAGVGYLKKVLEVVLFPELWQVRTEL
- the kynU gene encoding kynureninase translates to MTTRADLAALDQSDPLARKREEFFVPEGLIYLDGNSLGALPKAVIGHLEHVVKEQWGRDLITSWNKHGWIDLAERVGAKIARLIGAEPDEVVAADSTSVNLFKVLLAALKLRPERPVIVSDIDNFPTDLYIAQGVNQLLGGRYELRLVKKDQLEAALDEHTAVLMLTEVDYRSGWRYDMAALTRLAQQKGALVIWDLAHSAGAFPVRLNACNADFAVGCGYKYLCGGPGAPAFLYVARRHQSAVLPFLSGWMGHRAPFAFDPFYDPAEGVQRMKVGTPPVLSLSALDKALEVFADVDMEELRRKSLRLGDVFIERMEPLCRRYGFELVTPLEPERRGSQVAYAHPEGYAIMQALIAEGVIGDFRAPNILRFGFTPLYLRYQEVAEAVERLERVMSRELWKAERFRERAKVT